A single genomic interval of Malania oleifera isolate guangnan ecotype guangnan chromosome 13, ASM2987363v1, whole genome shotgun sequence harbors:
- the LOC131146972 gene encoding uncharacterized protein LOC131146972, translated as MSIICGLPLLECVYCLACARWAWKRCLHTAGHDSETWGHATAEEIEPIPRLCRYILAVYEDDLWHPLWEPPGGYGINPDWLLMKKTYEDTCGRAPPYILYLDHDHADIVLAIRGLNLAKESDYAVLLDNKLGQRKFDGGYVHNGLLNAAAWVLDAECEVLRELVEKYMNYTLTFTGHSLGSGVAALLTMVVVQNRDRLGNIDRKRVRCYAIAPARCMSLNLAVRYADVINSVVLQDDFLPRTATPLEDIFKSLFCLPCLLCLRCMRDTCIPEEKMLKDPRRLYAPGRLYHIVERKPFRMGRFPPVVRTAVPVDGRFEHIVLSCNATSDHAIIWIEREAQRAVDLMLEKEKITEIPPKQRMERQETLAREHSEEYKAALQRAVTLAVPHAYSPSQYGTFDQQEGEISSRSSGESSIGSSMKNEKGESWHELIERLFDKDDSGHMVLKKSRSDK; from the exons ATGTCAATCATATGTGGCCTGCCTCTCCTTGAGTGTGTTTACTGCCTGGCATGTGCTCGCTGGGCATGGAAACGGTGTCTCCACACTGCAGGTCATGACAGTGAAACTTGGGGCCATGCCACTGCTGAAGAGATTGAACCTATCCCTCGCCTATGCCGCTACATTCTCGCTGTCTATGAAGATGATCTTTGGCATCCCCTATGGGAACCTCCTGGAGGCTATGGAATTAATCCAGATTGGTTACTTATGAAAAAAACTTATGAAGATACTTGTGGGCGAGCCCCTCCCTATATTTTATATCTTGACCACGACCATGCTGATATAGTTCTTGCCATTAGAGGCCTCAACTTGGCAAAAGAGAGTGATTATGCAGTTCTGCTGGATAATAAGCTAGGCCAAAGGAAATTTGATGGTGGCTATGTTCACAATGGGCTTTTGAATGCAGCGGCATGGGTTTTGGATGCAGAATGTGAGGTTTTGAGGGAATTGGTGGAGAAGTACATGAATTATACTTTGACTTTCACTGGACATTCTCTTGGATCGGGTGTGGCAGCATTATTGACAATGGTGGTTGTGCAAAACCGGGATAGATTGGGTAATATTGACAGGAAGAGGGTCAGATGCTATGCTATTGCACCAGCCAGGTGTATGTCATTAAATTTGGCAGTGAGATATGCAGACGTAATCAATTCAGTTGTCCTTCAG GATGACTTCTTGCCCCGCACAGCCACCCCATTGGAAGATATATTCAAGTCACTTTTCTG TTTGCCATGCTTATTATGTTTGAGGTGCATGAGGGATACATGCATACCGGAGGAGAAGATGCTCAAAGATCCAAGGAGGCTATATGCACCCGGTCGCCTATATCACATAGTTGAGAGAAAGCCTTTCAG GATGGGCAGGTTTCCCCCTGTTGTGAGGACAGCAGTGCCTGTAGATGGGAGGTTTGAGCACATTGTCCTTTCTTGTAATGCCACTTCTGACCATGCTATCATATGGATAGAGCGGGAAGCCCAGAGGGCTGTGGAT TTAATGCTAGAGAAGGAAAAGATTACGGAAATTCCTCCAAAGCAACGGATGGAGCGACAGGAAACTTTAGCCAGAGAACACAGTGAGGAGTACAAGGCTGCACTACAGAGGGCTGTTACTCTAGCTGTGCCACATGCTTACTCACCTTCACAGTATGGCACTTTTGATCAGCAGGAGGGGGAGATTTCAAGCAGATCAAGTGGGGAATCCTCTATTGGCTCATCTATGAAAAACGAGAAGGGAGAAAGTTGGCATGAGTTGATTGAACGTCTTTTTGACAAGGATGATTCGGGTCATATGGTGCTCAAGAAATCACGTAGTGATAAGTGA